In Cherax quadricarinatus isolate ZL_2023a chromosome 15, ASM3850222v1, whole genome shotgun sequence, the following proteins share a genomic window:
- the LOC128691994 gene encoding nicolin-1-like, with amino-acid sequence MARETVSFSQSGPTPVCVDESALSTRTGCYVITLTFSQPTQLGEITFRNYYTWAVGIHVLRAASTSSANMGGVVGAGLLGGDASGETAWAWKDPGAWQVGVKNKVIMPHPHTETASHDFVSVTCLESRVDWQDVIGLRLVLRQPSPVWRTFFIEEITAYRELPRLPPFSVPIISHDGQDEKSQQATPLERLIQQTRRAMRSPQDESLEGELSGGGYELVTLQYTC; translated from the exons atggcccgggagacTGTCTCCTTCAGTCAGTCAGGCCCCACGCCCGTCTGTGTAGACGAGAGTGCGCTGTCAACCCGCACGGGCTGCTACGTCATCACTCTCACCTTCTCTCAGCCTACACAG CTGGGCGAAATCACCTTCAGGAACTACTACACATGGGCCGTGGGCATTCATGTGTTGAGGGCGGCCTCCACCTCCTCAGCCAACATGGGCGGTGTGGTGGGCGCCGGGTTGTTGGGCGGCGACGCGAGCGGAGAGACGGCGTGGGCGTGGAAGGACCCGGGGGCGTGGCAAGTGGGCGTGAAGAATAAAGTGATCATGCCCCACCCACACACAGAGACAGCCAGCCATGATTTCGTGTCTGTCACCTGTCTCGAG AGTCGCGTGGACTGGCAGGACGTGATAGGACTGAGGCTGGTGCTGCGTCAGCCCTCACCCGTCTGGAGGACTTTCTTTATTGAGGAGATCACTGCCTACCGTGAACTACCTCGTCTGCCCCCCTTCAGTGTCCCTATCATCTCACATGACGGCCAG gacgagaagagtCAACAAGCGACGCCACTAGAGCGCCTCATCCAGCAGACTCGGCGAGCCATGCGCAGCCCTCAAGATGAATCTTTAGAG GGAGAACTGTCAGGCGGAGGATATGAACTGGTCACCCTGCAGTACACATGTTAG